In Cryptomeria japonica chromosome 5, Sugi_1.0, whole genome shotgun sequence, the genomic window CCATAACTATAAACATCTCCCTTTGTAGAAACACTCCCACCCAATCCATACTCTGCAAGCAATTTTATTCATGAAATTCTTAAAAAGtcaatgaaggaaatgataatgCCAGTATAAAGATAAACAAAGAAATCTTACCTGGAGCAATATAGCCAATGGATCCTTTGAGTGTAAATGTTGTTGTACTCAGTGAATCTGAGTTTGTAACAGTAATTAAACGGGCTATACCAAAATCAGTCACAAGGGCTGTCATGTCGGCATCTAGGAGCACATTGCTAGGTTTTAAATCACAGTGCGCAATTTGTAGAGGACAATCATGATGTAAATATTCCATGCCATGGGCTACATCTATAACAATGCTCAAACACTCTCTCAATCCCAATTTACAAAAGCCCTCATCATCTCTGTCAGGGTGCAAATGTTTTTCCAAGCTCCCATTAGTTGCAAATTGAAGAACTAAACCTTTGAGACCAGGGTAGGAAAATGCACTTATGACTTTAATGAGATTACGGTGCCGAATCCTCCCTAACAATTTGCACTCTCTGTTAAAACTCTTATCAGCTTCTTCAGTTTGCAAATTAAGAGCTTTGATGGCAACTACCTTACCATCCCTCAAAACACCTTTGTAGACTGATCCAAAGTTACCCAGTCCAAGCAAGTTTGACTCATCAAATCCTGATGTTGCAGTGACAAGATCTTGATAAGAAAATTTTGGATGGTCGAGCCTTCGAAAAGTAAAGGTCGAGGGAAGGACTAGTTGCCTTGAAAGTTTATGCCTCAGTAGCATTCCTAGAATGAAACAGCATACTACAAATGCAATGGTTCCAACAACTGATAAGACTATTTTTTTGAGTAGGGAATGATTTTCCTGGGTCAAATTTGGGCAAGGAGGCAATGAATAATTTTTTGGGCCACATAGGCCAGGGTTCCCCATAAACAATGTTACAACAGTTCTATTTGGAAACAACCCTACTTCTGGAATCTGCCCTGACAAATTATTGAAAGAAAGATCCATCTCTTGGAGATTTCGTAATTTGGAAAGTGACTCTGGTATTGGACCTACAAAGGCGTTGTGGGACAGATTTAGATGTTCTAATGCTGTGCAGTCTCCTACAGATTTTGGAATGACCCCTGTCAGTCGATTTCCAGATATATCTATGGCTTGAGCCATTACAATTTTACTAATCTCCTGTGGCAAGGATCCTTGCAGAGAGTTCCATGAGAGATTGAGGTAGAATTGCAGATTTTTAAGGCTGGCAATGACTTCACGAGGTATTCTTCCCCCTAGTTTATTGTAAGATAAGTCAAGGAGCTCCAACTTCTGACATCCCTCCAAACTAACAGGGATCGCCCCTGATAACTTGTTGTGCTGAAGGAAACGATATCTTAAC contains:
- the LOC131875813 gene encoding putative leucine-rich repeat receptor-like serine/threonine-protein kinase At2g24130 translates to MIRGSIPKQIFNLTNLTYLDLGNNFISGNIPSGIGRFRELERLYLYGNKLEGSIPSEIGQMQHLGLLNLSRNQLSGKIPDSLCSCQQLRYRFLQHNKLSGAIPVSLEGCQKLELLDLSYNKLGGRIPREVIASLKNLQFYLNLSWNSLQGSLPQEISKIVMAQAIDISGNRLTGVIPKSVGDCTALEHLNLSHNAFVGPIPESLSKLRNLQEMDLSFNNLSGQIPEVGLFPNRTVVTLFMGNPGLCGPKNYSLPPCPNLTQENHSLLKKIVLSVVGTIAFVVCCFILGMLLRHKLSRQLVLPSTFTFRRLDHPKFSYQDLVTATSGFDESNLLGLGNFGSVYKGVLRDGKVVAIKALNLQTEEADKSFNRECKLLGRIRHRNLIKVISAFSYPGLKGLVLQFATNGSLEKHLHPDRDDEGFCKLGLRECLSIVIDVAHGMEYLHHDCPLQIAHCDLKPSNVLLDADMTALVTDFGIARLITVTNSDSLSTTTFTLKGSIGYIAPEYGLGGSVSTKGDVYSYGILILEMVTRNRPSDDMFEGDMNLQKWARLAFPDRLVDIVDSELLKDVNENMEDNRCLLSFIHIGLLCTSESAGERPSIRDVANALESLKATFMGGAATSNLTSTISDLLHNANPTETLASNSQSSTF